In Balneolaceae bacterium, a genomic segment contains:
- the uxuA gene encoding mannonate dehydratase: protein MHFEQTWRWFGPYDTTTLEDIKQTGTTGIVSALHQIPIGSVWPVDEINAHKNKIEDAGFRWSVVESVPIHEDVKRQQGDFQKWIENYKESIRNLSECGIDTICYNFMPVLDWTRTDLQHPMDDGSTGLRFDETAFAAFDLFILKRKGAKNEYNDDTLKAAKEYAENLDDEEIEKLTETILAGLPGSEEGYSYEEFRKMLKTYDGISAEDLQSNLIYFLKEIIPVAEEVGVRMAIHPDDPPFPLFGLPRVVSTEEHAKAIIQSVDSPYNGLTFCTGSYGARQDNDLPKMAESLGHRINFIHFRSVKHESGRSFHEANHLEGDGNLVQVMKALILEQHRRKEEGRTDLNIPMRPDHGHQMLDDLKKETFPGYSCIGRMRGLAELRGVEMGIRAGIEK from the coding sequence ATGCATTTTGAACAGACATGGCGCTGGTTTGGCCCATACGACACCACCACACTCGAAGATATAAAACAGACAGGCACCACAGGAATTGTAAGTGCTCTTCATCAAATACCGATCGGATCAGTTTGGCCGGTGGATGAAATCAATGCTCACAAAAATAAAATTGAAGATGCCGGATTCAGATGGTCGGTCGTGGAGAGTGTTCCCATTCATGAAGATGTAAAACGACAGCAAGGTGATTTCCAAAAATGGATCGAGAATTATAAAGAGTCGATCCGAAATTTAAGTGAATGTGGAATCGATACCATCTGCTACAATTTTATGCCGGTTCTGGACTGGACGCGGACAGACCTGCAACATCCGATGGATGATGGATCAACCGGCCTCAGGTTCGATGAAACTGCATTTGCTGCGTTCGATCTGTTTATCCTGAAAAGAAAAGGAGCAAAGAATGAATATAACGATGACACCCTAAAGGCGGCCAAAGAGTATGCTGAAAATCTTGACGATGAGGAAATTGAAAAACTGACCGAAACCATTCTTGCAGGCCTTCCCGGCTCCGAAGAGGGATATTCCTATGAAGAGTTTCGGAAGATGTTAAAGACCTATGACGGAATATCAGCCGAAGATCTGCAATCCAACCTGATCTATTTTTTGAAGGAGATCATTCCGGTTGCGGAAGAGGTTGGAGTTCGAATGGCCATTCATCCCGACGATCCGCCCTTTCCGCTTTTTGGGCTCCCGCGGGTTGTAAGCACTGAAGAACATGCGAAAGCAATCATTCAATCTGTGGATTCACCTTACAATGGACTGACATTTTGTACAGGTTCCTATGGTGCCAGACAAGATAATGATCTGCCAAAAATGGCCGAATCTCTTGGACATCGAATTAATTTTATTCATTTCAGAAGTGTAAAACATGAATCCGGACGATCCTTTCATGAGGCCAATCATCTTGAGGGTGATGGAAATTTAGTTCAGGTTATGAAAGCATTAATCCTGGAACAACACCGGCGAAAAGAGGAAGGACGTACAGACCTCAACATCCCGATGCGACCCGACCACGGCCATCAAATGCTTG
- a CDS encoding Gfo/Idh/MocA family oxidoreductase gives MTSLNRRDFIKTSAIAAGGLAMGLSAKSYGRVLGANDRINVVFMGCGRRVPAYYNSIGENKNTHLSYVCDVKKSQRDRVFSDLHGRLDYTPDGIEDIRVALDDDAVDAVFIATPDHWHAPAAWMAMEAGKHVYVEKPLTHNSAENEYLIEFQQRYNRVLQMGNQQRSSSHTKKIINDIHNGVIGRPYKAVAFYSNQRGEVPNQTRQAPPEDLNWDLFQGPAPRRPYTHNTWNYNWHWYGWDYGTAESGNNALHELDVARWALQTGYPEKVTAEAFKNHYPDDGWEMYDTMYATYYFPNDLVINWDGKSRNGFNTYDGGRGTVIYGTEGTVWVDRSLYKLYDRSGDLVRAVSSGGSESGTALGGGGDMSTTHIANFFDAIRGQADPVSPVDEAVKSTQLCHLANTAYRSGSDLEVDPSNGRILDNDNAMQYWGREYEPGWEPSI, from the coding sequence ATGACTTCTCTCAACAGACGTGATTTTATTAAAACATCAGCAATAGCCGCCGGAGGTCTTGCGATGGGGCTGTCAGCAAAGAGTTATGGTCGTGTACTTGGAGCAAACGATCGGATCAATGTAGTTTTTATGGGGTGCGGCCGGCGTGTTCCCGCTTATTATAACAGTATAGGTGAGAATAAAAACACTCATCTCTCCTATGTTTGTGATGTGAAAAAGAGCCAGCGGGATAGAGTATTTTCTGATTTACATGGGCGTCTGGATTATACTCCGGATGGAATTGAAGATATTAGAGTAGCTTTGGATGACGATGCAGTTGATGCCGTTTTTATTGCCACTCCGGATCACTGGCATGCACCTGCCGCCTGGATGGCGATGGAAGCCGGCAAACATGTTTACGTTGAGAAACCTTTGACCCACAACTCAGCTGAGAATGAATATTTGATAGAATTTCAGCAAAGATATAACAGGGTTCTCCAGATGGGGAATCAACAGCGGTCTTCATCGCATACCAAAAAAATTATTAATGATATTCATAATGGTGTGATTGGCCGTCCTTATAAAGCAGTAGCGTTTTATAGTAATCAGCGCGGAGAGGTCCCGAATCAAACCCGGCAGGCTCCGCCAGAAGATCTGAACTGGGATCTGTTCCAGGGACCGGCACCAAGGCGACCCTACACTCACAATACGTGGAATTATAACTGGCACTGGTACGGCTGGGATTATGGTACGGCAGAAAGCGGCAACAATGCCCTGCACGAACTGGATGTTGCCCGGTGGGCTCTTCAGACCGGTTATCCGGAGAAAGTTACTGCTGAAGCATTTAAAAACCATTACCCGGATGATGGCTGGGAGATGTACGATACCATGTATGCCACCTATTACTTCCCGAATGACCTGGTGATAAACTGGGACGGAAAAAGCCGCAATGGATTTAATACGTATGACGGTGGCCGCGGAACTGTGATTTATGGAACTGAAGGTACCGTTTGGGTGGATCGTTCACTGTATAAACTGTATGACAGAAGCGGGGACCTGGTTCGGGCTGTGTCCTCAGGCGGAAGTGAATCCGGAACGGCGCTCGGCGGCGGCGGGGATATGTCCACTACCCACATAGCTAATTTTTTTGATGCCATTCGCGGGCAGGCTGATCCGGTTTCTCCGGTGGATGAAGCAGTGAAGAGTACACAGTTATGCCATTTGGCAAACACGGCATACCGATCCGGAAGTGACCTGGAAGTGGATCCATCCAACGGACGAATTCTCGATAATGATAACGCCATGCAATACTGGGGACGAGAATATGAACCCGGCTGGGAGCCAAGCATATAG
- a CDS encoding DUF1080 domain-containing protein translates to MKKTTIALLAIFIGIVMLPNQSLSQNWQPMFEGENFDGWTKLNGDAEYEIENDVITGIARLNTPNTFLATDQTYSDFILEFDVKVDPRLNSGVQIRSESRDDYMNGRVHGYQVEIDPSQRAWSGGIYDEARRGWLYPITKNEACNDAFRNGMWNSYRIEAVGNEIKTWVNGVQCSNLNDNMTSEGFIALQVHSIHDQEQEGATVQWKDVKILTDNLSAHRMKDDPDAEVINWVPNQLTESEKRHGWRLLWDGKTTNGWRGANADTFPDRGWVIEGGELSVIESDGTESPFGDIVTEQEFSDFIFELEFKITEGANSGIKYFVIEGLNPGSGSEIGPEFQILDNENHPDADQGVAGNRTVASLYDMITATNLSEDNRDDIRFKGNGEWNKARIVAKGNHVEHWLNNVKVVEYERGSQIYRNLVQKSKYNVYEDFGEAVSGHILLQDHGNRVSFRSIKIREL, encoded by the coding sequence ATGAAGAAAACTACCATAGCACTTTTAGCAATATTTATTGGAATCGTGATGCTTCCAAACCAGTCACTTTCTCAGAATTGGCAGCCGATGTTTGAAGGTGAAAACTTTGACGGCTGGACCAAACTGAATGGAGATGCTGAGTACGAAATTGAAAATGATGTGATCACCGGAATTGCGAGGTTGAATACGCCGAATACGTTTCTGGCCACCGATCAAACCTACAGTGATTTTATCCTGGAGTTTGATGTGAAGGTTGATCCTCGTCTGAATTCTGGTGTTCAAATCCGCAGTGAAAGCAGGGATGATTATATGAATGGCCGTGTTCACGGTTACCAGGTAGAGATCGATCCGTCTCAGCGGGCCTGGAGCGGTGGGATTTATGATGAAGCACGGCGCGGCTGGCTCTATCCGATCACAAAAAACGAAGCCTGTAACGATGCTTTTCGAAATGGGATGTGGAATTCATACCGGATTGAGGCTGTTGGAAACGAGATTAAGACATGGGTAAACGGCGTTCAGTGCTCGAATCTTAATGATAATATGACATCCGAAGGATTTATTGCTCTGCAGGTTCACAGCATACATGACCAGGAACAAGAAGGGGCAACTGTTCAATGGAAAGATGTTAAAATTCTGACGGATAACCTGAGTGCCCATCGAATGAAAGATGATCCTGATGCAGAAGTGATTAACTGGGTGCCAAATCAATTAACAGAATCAGAAAAAAGACATGGCTGGCGGTTGCTTTGGGACGGCAAAACCACAAATGGCTGGAGAGGTGCTAACGCAGATACATTCCCGGACAGGGGATGGGTCATTGAAGGCGGCGAGCTGTCAGTGATAGAATCCGATGGGACCGAATCACCGTTTGGGGATATTGTGACCGAACAGGAGTTCAGCGATTTTATCTTTGAGTTGGAGTTCAAAATTACGGAAGGAGCCAACAGCGGGATTAAATATTTTGTGATTGAAGGGTTGAATCCCGGAAGCGGATCTGAAATCGGCCCGGAATTCCAGATTTTGGATAACGAAAATCACCCGGATGCCGATCAGGGAGTAGCCGGAAACCGGACGGTAGCCTCACTTTATGATATGATAACAGCAACGAATCTGTCTGAAGATAACAGGGATGATATACGGTTTAAGGGCAACGGAGAGTGGAACAAAGCCCGAATTGTAGCCAAAGGAAATCATGTAGAGCATTGGCTGAATAATGTGAAAGTTGTTGAGTACGAACGCGGTTCACAGATCTATCGAAATCTTGTTCAAAAGAGTAAATATAATGTGTATGAAGATTTCGGGGAGGCTGTATCGGGGCATATTCTTCTCCAGGATCACGGAAACAGGGTATCGTTCCGAAGCATAAAGATTCGTGAGCTGTAG